The Verrucomicrobiota bacterium genome window below encodes:
- a CDS encoding OmpA family protein, translated as MSGRLPSLSLWGLLSVSLLTGCFPIVPEGGGVANEAPPATPLPARDDSYSYAGPSRDQVDTHRFPPVRFGFNGLEVPVDERSKIASVAEFAVQYDFRVLVAGFTDAAGPAEYNRILGERRALSVREWLLHYGVPVARIQTVSFGEDLPAVPGNSPLNRRVEFGLVP; from the coding sequence GTGTCCGGCCGACTTCCGAGCCTCTCTCTCTGGGGACTTCTCTCCGTCTCTCTCTTGACGGGCTGTTTTCCCATCGTCCCAGAAGGCGGCGGGGTGGCCAATGAAGCACCTCCCGCCACGCCCCTGCCGGCCCGCGACGACTCCTACTCCTACGCGGGGCCGAGCCGTGACCAAGTCGACACCCATCGATTCCCGCCCGTACGCTTCGGTTTCAATGGCTTGGAAGTGCCCGTGGACGAACGAAGCAAAATCGCCTCGGTGGCCGAGTTTGCGGTGCAATATGACTTCCGCGTCCTGGTAGCCGGCTTCACTGACGCTGCCGGCCCCGCAGAATACAATCGCATCCTGGGAGAACGTCGCGCCCTCTCGGTCCGAGAGTGGCTCCTCCACTACGGCGTCCCCGTAGCCCGCATTCAGACCGTATCCTTTGGAGAGGACCTCCCCGCCGTGCCCGGAAATTCTCCTCTCAACCGGCGAGTGGAATTTGGCCTCGTCCCTTGA
- a CDS encoding PTS sugar transporter subunit IIA, whose translation MHLGKLLTTTHIVPFMQAEEHWPAIQELVDHLDHHGLLQRSCKDQVLSALHQREEVTSTGIGSGVAIPHAFCPEIDEVVAVFGRSQQGIEFGAIDNSPVRYIMLFIVPSSQYHLHLQTLAAIAKMFNNCDIRKALSRAESEEEILDVLAQRTCRVA comes from the coding sequence ATGCATCTGGGAAAACTTCTGACGACCACACACATCGTCCCTTTCATGCAGGCCGAGGAACATTGGCCCGCGATCCAGGAACTGGTCGACCACCTTGACCACCACGGACTCCTCCAGCGCAGTTGCAAAGACCAAGTTCTCTCCGCCCTCCACCAGCGGGAAGAAGTCACCTCCACCGGGATTGGCTCCGGCGTGGCCATCCCGCACGCCTTTTGCCCGGAAATCGACGAAGTCGTAGCGGTCTTTGGTCGCTCCCAGCAGGGAATTGAATTCGGCGCCATCGATAACTCGCCGGTGCGCTACATCATGTTGTTCATCGTTCCCAGCAGCCAATACCACCTCCACCTTCAGACCCTCGCGGCCATCGCGAAAATGTTCAATAACTGCGACATCCGCAAGGCCCTCTCCCGCGCCGAATCCGAGGAGGAAATCCTCGACGTGCTCGCCCAGCGGACCTGC